The Megalobrama amblycephala isolate DHTTF-2021 linkage group LG1, ASM1881202v1, whole genome shotgun sequence genome segment tgagggtgagtaattaattacattattttcatttttgggtgaactaaccctttaagggtttaacatttgaaaatgaagaaactGGGACAGCCATAAATActagtattgtaatttttaatttacaatGAAATAGCATTATTGCAATAGTATTACTTGTAGGACTGggcaatatatcgcatgcgattctcacgcgcatttcgtcagtaaagccggttccctgattaccgctaaatcgccatcacctgctttcaaattgagcgccttttaatagacaagagccgtagttcacggacaagccacgcaaaatcgggttcattatcgaagtcgattcatcttcgatactgaacgcgattttgcatggcttgtccgtgaactacggctctgtctattaaaaggcgctcaatttgaaagcaggtgatggcgatttagcagtaatcagggaaccggctttactgacgaaatgcgcgtgagaatcgcatgcgatatatcgcccagccctaattacttgttattttgtattcttttaatatatatatatatatatatatatatatatatatatatatatatatatataaaatctttttttattattattattgagtaGTAGTGATGATAATATTAAGTTATAGTTTGTTGATatataaatcaaaattttctgGCCAAATTGTGCCGTTCTTACTAACCTCAGGGATGTCTGACGCTTCTTTCTCCTCCAAAGGATCTAAGATACTCTCCCGCCAGGATGGAACTACATACAGAGAATAATGATAACTTCGATATTCATCTTCAATATACTTAAGAGAAATTACATACATTTCTACCCACCTGCAACTGTGTCCTCATGTACAGGTGAGGATTCTCGCCATGGTGATGGTGGGGGCTGCTGCCAGCGGCAGAGGTACATCTCTGTGGTAGCCAGGTAGGGCAGTTCCTCTGATTGAGACAATTCAAGCCCCATCTCTTCCTGGGGTTCCTCCTTCAGATCTGGGCCCTCCTGTGGCGGTGGTGGTGACCTGGGCTGGCCACGTCGTGACCTACCCATCCGAGAGTCTTGGAAAAGAAACCTCCTTTAAGAGGGGGAAAAATTTGAATGTATTTAGTTTTATGAATCACATGCTAAGAACTTCATTATTTACAGCAGTTTGAACaaaagaatagttcacccaaaaatgaaaattctgtcatcatttactcaccctcatgtaaaataagatattttgagaaatatctcagtgtttttttgtccatacaatggaagtcaatggtaaccttaactgtttggttacccatattcctcaaaatatcttcttttgtgttctgcagaagaaagaaagtcatacaggtttggaacttattaaaatatatattttttaaaaatcatgatCATACCTTTTCAGGCTTTTTCCTCCTCTTCCAAAGTGCATTTGCTTTGGGGTTTGGACCCGCCCCTCAGAATGCTGGACGTCATCTGAGGCGGTGGTCTCTGCCTCAGGTTCTCTACGACGAGGAGTCTGAGAAGGACGGGATTCTGCTCCATCTTTTTTCACCATCTGCAGCCGCCGCTCCATGCGTTCGATTCGTGCCATTAGCTACAATCACACACCTGTGTTAGGCTGTGTATTAAGCATTGGGTTCAAGTGAAACAAGtgttacaaaataataaaagtggGAAACTGGGCAAACTCatttaagattttatttcaTAAGAGGAGAAGAAAAAAGTGCAATACTATTAGTGTACCATCACTTTTTCAGCTTTGAGGTCATCGATCTCTTTGCTCTTGTTGTGCAGTTGCTTCTGCTGCTGTTCAATCAATTCCAGCTGCAGCAGCAGGATCTGTCGAATGCAGCTGGTTTGCGTGTCCACAAGGCCTGAGCCTTTCCTCACATTCCGACGCTTCCCATCAGGACTGTTCTCTGGTGAGGGGACCCCCACGACCGCCCCCACCTGACCTCCATCTCTCCGTTGATTGCTGCCATTTGATACCATGGGATCCATCTTCCCTACGTGGTTGTGTTTGGCCTGACAAAACAGTGATTTGCTCTTGACCGGGGAACCTTCGGCCCCCATCTGCTTGGCTGACAGGAGTGTCAAGGCCCCCGGCTTCTCCCAGTTCTCCTCCTGCTCGAGGTTCCCTGCTGGAGATTGGTCGGGGCAGCTCAACACGCTCTGATGGCTGATCTTTGCTTGACTGTGTAGTTGATGCTTTTGATTTACACTGTTGTG includes the following:
- the msl1a gene encoding male-specific lethal 1-like 1, giving the protein MRSTVFTSGGHRLDANLSKKPAGAHESLTGLKKESQNIATNVLSTIHNSVNQKHQLHSQAKISHQSVLSCPDQSPAGNLEQEENWEKPGALTLLSAKQMGAEGSPVKSKSLFCQAKHNHVGKMDPMVSNGSNQRRDGGQVGAVVGVPSPENSPDGKRRNVRKGSGLVDTQTSCIRQILLLQLELIEQQQKQLHNKSKEIDDLKAEKVMLMARIERMERRLQMVKKDGAESRPSQTPRRREPEAETTASDDVQHSEGRVQTPKQMHFGRGGKSLKRRFLFQDSRMGRSRRGQPRSPPPPQEGPDLKEEPQEEMGLELSQSEELPYLATTEMYLCRWQQPPPSPWRESSPVHEDTVAVPSWRESILDPLEEKEASDIPECLDDNVFLKRHSKLELDEKRRKRWDIQRIREQRMFQRLQQRMNRRKVIQESEPELLSFYPDPEDVESIMVTPFLPVVAFGRPLPNLKQQNFDLPWLDERSRCRAEVTKKRTPHRTCRK